The following coding sequences lie in one Miscanthus floridulus cultivar M001 chromosome 9, ASM1932011v1, whole genome shotgun sequence genomic window:
- the LOC136479740 gene encoding uncharacterized protein, translating into MKGIKRFNMKGKLAPRYIGPFKVLERKGEVAYQLELLESLSGIHDVFHVSQLKKCLRVPEEQIPLEELNVKEDLTYKEYPVKILEIPERVTRSKVIRMCKVQWNRYSEEEATWEREEDLKAEYPQLFEATSSKSQG; encoded by the coding sequence atgaaaggcatAAAGCGGTTTAATATGAAGGGCAAGTTAGCACCTCGCTACATTGGTCCGTTTAAGGTTCtggaaagaaaaggagaagtggcttatcagttggaattgctagAGAGCTTGTCTGGGATACATGATGTATTCCATGTGTCACAactgaagaagtgtttgcgtgtgccAGAGGAACAAATACCTTTGGAGGAGCTCAATGTGAAAGAGGACCTTACATACAAAGAGTATCCAGTCAAGATCTTGGAAATACCTGAGAGAGTTACTCGGAGTAAGGTGATCAGGATGTGTAAGGTTCAATGGAATCGATACTCAGAGgaggaggctacttgggaaagagaagaggatctaaagGCGGAGTATCCACAACTTTTTGAGGCAACATCTTCCAAATCTCAAGGATGA
- the LOC136481829 gene encoding uncharacterized protein: MSSEQKSDAHGGYFVGHPTNHAAEKTEEPPHAAGEQNPVTAQTPGDYFVGRPESHHKQQQAAVPQQTTKQSTPSFLAKCCPCLAGGGAAE, from the exons ATGAGCAGCGAACAGAAGAGCGATGCTCatg GAGGCTACTTCGTAGGCCATCCAACCAACCACGCCGCCGAGAAGACGGAGGAACCACCACACGCCGCCGGCGAGCAGAACCCGGTGACCGCGCAAACTCCTGGCG ATTACTTCGTTGGGCGTCCGGAGAGCCATCACAAGCAGCAACAAGCGGCAGTCCCGCAGCAAACCACTAAGCAGAGCACACCAAGCTTCTTGGCCAAATG CTGTCCGTGCCTCGCCGGCGGTGGAGCTGCGGAATAG